The DNA segment CATGGGTGCGCCCGGTAGCTTACGAAGCCTTGCGAATCCGCTCCTCCATATGCCTGGCGCGGTCATCCGACCCCGGGTGCGACGAGAACATGCCCGACTTGCCGCCATCGAGCTTGGCCAGCTTCTGGAACGCCGTCACCAGGCCGCGCGTGTTGGCCTTGTTTTTGGTCAGCAGGTCGAACGAGTAGTCATCGGCCGCGCTTTCCTGCGACTGCGAGAACTGCGCGTTGATCAGCTTCTCGCCCAGCTCGCCCAGTTGCGACGACGACAGCGCGGCAACCGCGTTGTTGCCTGCCGCCGCGGCCGCGCCACGCGCGGCCGTCGCCGTGTAGGCGACCTGCATGGCCTTCCGGGTGTGGCCCAGCGCCACATGACCCAGCTCGTGGCCCAGCACGCCACGCACTTCATCGTCGGTCATCATGTCCATCAGGCCGCTGTAGACACGCACGCAGCCGTTGGCCATGGCCCAGGCGTTGACGTCCTTGGTCATGTACACCTTGGCGTTGACGTTGGGCACGTTGCTGCCATTCAGGCCGCTCATGATCTTGGCCAGGCGCTTGCCGTACGTGGTATTAGCGCCGGCGATCTTGTTGGTCTTGTCCGACTCGGCGCAGGCCTGGTCGGACAGGCTCTTGACGTCCGCGTCGCTCAGTGTCGCGGCCTTGGCCAGCGAGGAGCCGGCGGACACCATGCCGTCGATATTGGTGGGCATGCCGCCGGAGCAGCCGGCCAGCAGTGCGGCCACGACGGCGCAGGTAGCGAGAGAGCGTGATGCTTTCATGATGTTGTTCTTGGGAGTGGCTCGGAAGGTGCCGACAATGGCCGGGGCACTTTATGGCATCCACTTGCCGCCTGCATCACCCAAATGCAATAAATCGTCAGATATGACAATTTATTGCATTTCGCACTTCCGGCATGCCCGGACCCTCCGCAGCGCATCCGGTGGCTTCGCATGGAATCTTCGCCAATGTCGCCTAATCTTGTGGCAGGGCGATCAGCGAGTGGAAATTCGCACAAAGTCGCAACGCGTACATGTTCGGCCGGGGCTGAAGGAAGGTGTCATCATGATGCGACTTTCACTACTAGCCAGCGGCGGCATCCTGGCGCTTTCGGCATGCACGACCCCGGCCGGAACAGGCGCCTTTACGGTCATGACGCCGGCCAGCTTCGATCGCACCTTCACCGCGGCAGCAGGGGCAATGCAGGACCAGGGACTGGCGATCAGCGTCGCGGACCCGGTTAGTGGCGTAGTGGTCGGCAGCCTGGAAAGCAGCACGGTGATGGCCGGTGTGGATCAGATGGCAGACGGCCACGTGCAGGTGTCGTTCGACAGCATGGGTGCAAGCGACCCAGCGTTGATGGCGCGCATTTCGCGCAGCTACAACCGCCGCATGGGGCGTTAAACGCATGGGGCAGCACCTCTGTTTAGAGGGATGCAAGACCCGGGCGCGTGTACGACCATGGTTATGGGCGGTTTCGTCGACTCGCCCACTCTTCAAGCCCTTCATGCCCTCGCCCACCCCTGGCCGAGGGCTTTTCTCTTTTTGTACGTCAACATCTCTGCCCGGAGCCGATCAAGGTGAGCATCGCATTGGAAACAAAAAAGCGCGCCGTCCCTGAGAGAGAACGGCGCGTCGCCTAAATTGAGGAGCGTGATGGTCTCACGCCCCCCGTTCCGCCGGACCCACTAGCCGGCGGAGGTGACCAGGAGAGTCAGGCCACTTTCTTGTCGTCGAAGAACTGCTCGTCTTCGGTCGAACCCTTCAGCGCAGTCGTCGAAGACTTGCCGCCTTCGATGGTCTGCGTCACGGCATCGAAGTAGCCGGTGCCGACTTCGCGCTGGTGCTTGACCGCGGTGAAGCCCTTCTCGGCTGCCTTGAACTCGGCTTCCTGCAGTTCCACGAATGCGCTCATCTGGTTGCGGGCGTAGCCGTAGGCCAGGTTGAACATCGAGTAGTTCAGCGAGTGGAAGCCGGCCAGCGTGATGAACTGGAACTTGTAGCCCATGGCGCCCAGTTCCTTCTGGAACTTAGCAATGGTGGCGTCGTCCAGGTTCTTCTTCCAGTTGAACGAGGGCGAGCAGTTGTAGGCCAGCATCTTGCCCGGGAACTTGGCGTGCACGGCTTCGGCAAACTTCTTGGCGAATTCGAGGTCCGGCTTGCCGGTTTCGCACCACACCAGGTCAGCCACTTCGGCGTAGGCCAGGGCGCGCGAAATCGACTGCTCCAGGCCGTTCCTGACGCGGTAGAAGCCTTCCACAGTGCGCTCGCCGGTGCAGAACGGCTTGTCGTTGTCGTCCACGTCCGAGGTCAGCAGGTCGGCGGCTTCCGCATCGGTACGGGCGATCACCAGGGTAGGCACGCCCGACACGTCGGCGGCCAGGCGGGCAGCGGTCAGCTTGGCGACGGCTTCGCGGGTCGGCACCAGCACCTTGCCGCCCATGTGGCCGCACTTCTTGACCGAAGCGAGCTGGTCTTCGAAGTGAACGCCGGCGGCGCCCGCTTCGATCATGGACTTCATCAGTTCGAAGGCGTTCAGCACGCCGCCGAAACCGGCTTCGGCGTCAGCCACGATCGGGGCAAAGAAGTCGGTGTCGCCCTTGCCTTCGCTCCACTGGATCTGGTCGGCGCGCTGGAAGGTGTTGTTGATGCGCTTGACGACTTGCGGCACCGAGTTGGCCGGGTACAGCGACTGGTCGGGGTACATTTCACCGGCCAGGTTGGCGTCGCCGGCGACTTGCCAGCCCGACAGGTAGATGGCCTTCAGGCCGGCCTTCACTTGCTGCATGGCCTGGTTGCCGGTCAGCGCGCCCAGCGAGTTGACGAACGGCTCGGTGTGCAGCAGGTTCCACAGCTTTTCAGAGCCGCGGCGTGCCAGGGTGTGCTCCACCTGAACCGAACCACGCAAGCGCACGACATCTTCGGCGGTGAAGTTGCGCGTGATGCCCTTCCAGCGGGGATTGGTATCCCAGTCTTTTTGCAGGGCCTGGATCTGTTCTTGGCGGTTCATGGTCACTCTCCTGAAGCTGCTTGGGGATGGCTGAGAATCTCTTGATTACCTGCCTTGGGGCGCCGCCATGCAGGGGCGTTGTTTGCGTCTCAAGTCATCTGTCTTATATAAGAGTTTAGGGAATGCTCCCGCGTCGCAACAACCCTTAACTGAAGTTGTTGCTTAGTTTTTTTCTTCAATTAATTCAACGACTTGCAAAATTTATTTCACGATACGGGACATAATCTTTCATCATGAGAAATGGAGTTGTGCTCCGCAAACCATGCATTTCTGCGGACCGCAACGACTTTCCACATCGTGAAAAATTGAAGGAAAAGTCATGCGGGCAAAGAAAAACGGCGCCGCAGGGGCGCCGTTGATCGGCTGTCATTGACCGGTACTGCTTTCAGGCTCCGGCAAGGTCGCGCGCGCGGCGATAGGCCACCCAGTCACCGCTGCCAATGTGCGGCAACGTGGCCACGGCGGCTTCCGCCACCGGATACAGCAGGCAGGCGACAGGCTTGCCATCCTGCTGCACCGCGCATTCCTCGCGCACGAACAGCGTAGCCTGCCCCGGATAGACCTCTTCGATCTCGTCCAGCACCGGCAGCAGCGCATCGGGGATGTCATAGATATCCCCGACAACCGGCCCGGCCGTCGCATCCAGCACCAGGCCAGGATAGGTCCCGAAGTCATAGAGCCGGCCCGCCAACGTGGCCGTGCCCAGCAACGTGGGCGCCGTGATGCCGTGCCGCTGCGCGGCCGCATTCAGGTCGTTGACCTCGCCGGCGCGCAGCGTGCCGTAGACAAAGACGCGCGGCATGCTCAGCCCTCCAGCTTGTCGTCCGAGACCAGCACGCCGTCGGCATCGACGTAGATCCAGTTGCCCGGACGCACGACCGCGCCAGGCATCTGCACCGTGACTTCGCTTTCACCGACATTGCGCTTCTGGCTCTTCTGCGGATGCGCGGCAAGCGCGCGGATGCCGATGTCGCACACATCCAGCTCGGCGCTGTCGCGCACGCAACCGTTGACGACGATGCCGGCCCACCCGTTCTTCTCGGCCAGCAGGCCGAGGTTGCCGCCGACCAGCGCGCAACGCAGCGAGCCGCCACCGTCGATCACCAGGACCCGGCCTTGGCCCGGCGCTTCCAGCACGGTGCGCACGAGTGAATTGTCTTCGAACACCTTCAGCGTCGCGGCCGGGCCGGCAAAGGCGCCCTGCTTGCCCCAGGCGCGGAACACCGGCGCCATTACGCGCAGGGTGCCGGCGGCGAGACGGTCTTCATGGGCGTCGCACAGGTCGGTGGTGACAGGCTTCATCAATGGTCTCCTGATGGATGGTAAGAATCCGTGGCGGCCCGCACCGCGCTCAGTTCGGCCGGCTGGCCAGCGCCTGCGCGCGGATCGCGCTGAGCGTGGTGCGCGGCGTGATCACGTCGGGATCGACGCGGATCTCGATCAGCGTCGACACCGGCGCCTCCAGCGCGGCGCGCAGCGCGGGGGCGAAGGCCTCGGTCTTGGTCACGGTTTCGCCGCGCGCACCATAGGCGCGCGCCAGCGCGGCAAAGTCTGGGTTGTGCAGCTCGGTGCCCGATACGCGGGTCGGGTATTCGCGTTCCTGGTGCATCCGGATAGTGCCGTACATGCCGTTATTGACGACGATGAACACCACCGGCGCCTGGTACTGCATGGCGGTAGCAAGTTCCTGGCCA comes from the Cupriavidus sp. P-10 genome and includes:
- a CDS encoding penicillin-binding protein is translated as MMRLSLLASGGILALSACTTPAGTGAFTVMTPASFDRTFTAAAGAMQDQGLAISVADPVSGVVVGSLESSTVMAGVDQMADGHVQVSFDSMGASDPALMARISRSYNRRMGR
- the rraA gene encoding ribonuclease E activity regulator RraA — encoded protein: MKPVTTDLCDAHEDRLAAGTLRVMAPVFRAWGKQGAFAGPAATLKVFEDNSLVRTVLEAPGQGRVLVIDGGGSLRCALVGGNLGLLAEKNGWAGIVVNGCVRDSAELDVCDIGIRALAAHPQKSQKRNVGESEVTVQMPGAVVRPGNWIYVDADGVLVSDDKLEG
- a CDS encoding M48 family metalloprotease, with amino-acid sequence MKASRSLATCAVVAALLAGCSGGMPTNIDGMVSAGSSLAKAATLSDADVKSLSDQACAESDKTNKIAGANTTYGKRLAKIMSGLNGSNVPNVNAKVYMTKDVNAWAMANGCVRVYSGLMDMMTDDEVRGVLGHELGHVALGHTRKAMQVAYTATAARGAAAAAGNNAVAALSSSQLGELGEKLINAQFSQSQESAADDYSFDLLTKNKANTRGLVTAFQKLAKLDGGKSGMFSSHPGSDDRARHMEERIRKAS
- the aceA gene encoding isocitrate lyase, yielding MNRQEQIQALQKDWDTNPRWKGITRNFTAEDVVRLRGSVQVEHTLARRGSEKLWNLLHTEPFVNSLGALTGNQAMQQVKAGLKAIYLSGWQVAGDANLAGEMYPDQSLYPANSVPQVVKRINNTFQRADQIQWSEGKGDTDFFAPIVADAEAGFGGVLNAFELMKSMIEAGAAGVHFEDQLASVKKCGHMGGKVLVPTREAVAKLTAARLAADVSGVPTLVIARTDAEAADLLTSDVDDNDKPFCTGERTVEGFYRVRNGLEQSISRALAYAEVADLVWCETGKPDLEFAKKFAEAVHAKFPGKMLAYNCSPSFNWKKNLDDATIAKFQKELGAMGYKFQFITLAGFHSLNYSMFNLAYGYARNQMSAFVELQEAEFKAAEKGFTAVKHQREVGTGYFDAVTQTIEGGKSSTTALKGSTEDEQFFDDKKVA
- a CDS encoding gamma-glutamylcyclotransferase family protein, with amino-acid sequence MPRVFVYGTLRAGEVNDLNAAAQRHGITAPTLLGTATLAGRLYDFGTYPGLVLDATAGPVVGDIYDIPDALLPVLDEIEEVYPGQATLFVREECAVQQDGKPVACLLYPVAEAAVATLPHIGSGDWVAYRRARDLAGA